The following are encoded in a window of Bombus vancouverensis nearcticus unplaced genomic scaffold, iyBomVanc1_principal scaffold0029, whole genome shotgun sequence genomic DNA:
- the LOC143304270 gene encoding uncharacterized protein LOC143304270 yields MSKANESQTSTSTDPMLRAIWDSIQKQNENIALLREEMLRLSMQNDEENRHRAAEIENLGKTVAALRTGFGSPATDEFASIITEDNESASTAINRTVNMAKARKLSGLAAPDTPPVHLDIEQPEVEERGYFPPAPPTLRAKDAIRYIPTLNGDDDVGVEDFIKEVRSMKDRCMEQDLLLKAIKVEKIVGKAAQSIRNIPIECYSDLYDALRNNLAAQLTSDEYQEQLRELRQGREESVQSFNIRFRRILNRLLYAVTNEYPQPLTRKIMTEEITKKTVRVYLKGLRRDIGRILLSSEPLNLPEAEKKAADVERYLREERQPNWSCNRLPSVSNRPDNQHMQVRRSVPSRSPNTPVAQKPATFNQVENRSPAERA; encoded by the coding sequence ATGTCTAAGGCAAACGAATCTCAAACTTCAACCTCAACTGACCCAATGTTGCGAGCAATATGGGACAGTATTCAAAAACAGAACGAGAACATTGCCCTTTTACGAGAGGAAATGTTACGTTTGTCTATGCAAAATGACGAAGAGAACAGACACAGGGCAGCAGAAATCGAGAATCTCGGAAAAACCGTCGCAGCGCTACGGACTGGGTTCGGATCCCCTGCGACCGATGAATTTGCTTCCATTATCACCGAAGACAATGAAAGTGCGTCGACAGCAATCAATCGCACCGTGAATATGGCAAAAGCACGCAAACTGTCAGGGTTAGCAGCTCCAGACACCCCACCTGTCCACCTCGACATCGAACAACCCGAGGTGGAAGAAAGAGGCtattttccgcccgctcctcccactctacgagctaaggatgcaatacgctacatcccaacgctcaacggagatgatgatgtaggagttgaagacttcatcaaagaagtgagaagtatgaaggatcgctgtatggagcaagatctattgctaaaagcaataaaagtggaaaaaatcGTGGGGAAAGCAGCCCAAAGTATTCGCAACATTCCTATTGAGTGTTACAGTGATCTGTACGACGCACTGAGAAATAACTTAGCAGCACAACTGACTTCGGATGAGTACCAAGAACAATTACGAGAGttgagacagggacgcgaggaatcagtgcaaagttttaatattcggTTTAGAAGAATACTCAACCGTTTGCTGTACGCAGTAACCAATGAGTACCCACAACCACTAACGCGTAAAATTATGACTGAAGAAATCACGAAGAAGACTGTTCGTGTATACCTAAAGGGACTCAGACGCGACATAGGACGAATACTATTAAGCAGTGAACCCTTGAATCTTCCGGAAGCTGAAAAAAAGGCAGCCGATGTAGAACGCTACTTGCGAGAAGAACGACAACCTAATTGGTCATGTAATCGCTTACCTTCGGTTAGTAATCGCCCCGACAACCAGCATATGCAGGTAAGACGATCTGTACCATCAAGATCGCCTAACACGCCAGTAGCTCAGAAACCTGCTACGTTTAACCAAGTAGAAAATAGATCACCTGCTGAACGCGCGTAG
- the LOC117162814 gene encoding survival motor neuron protein-like isoform X1, translated as MADDMNVLFIRGNGNVCMDTDTANDNVWDDSALIEAYDKAINLAIEEVIKRMGMDVGNSQPKENLQNLKQPKHASKLHKKWIIGAPYRAIYSEDGEIYEAIISKIYENNGTCVVKFVGYGNTEKVELSSLLESEGLQSQIAQQKKALEEKFNEENDETCETNFSTNVNSKKYNVEKMDCDSEEANAYKHHFIPGPSFNSMTDIMPPAPPLPPQLMAKLPDNDTDALSSMLMSWYISGYMVYYTGYYHGLKQARNNQENRKNC; from the exons atggcagatgatatgaatgttctttttatacgaggaaatggaaacgtatgtatg gatacagacacagccaatgataatgtttgggatgatagtgcattaatagaagcatatgataaagcaataaatttagcaatagaagaagttatcaagcgaatgggaatggatgttggaaattctcaaccgaaagaaaacctacaaaatcttaagcagcctaaacacgcaagtaaattacacaag aaatggatcataggagcaccttatcgtgcaatatactcagaggatggagaaatttatgaagctataatatcaaaaatttacgaaaacaatggcacgtgtgttgtaaaatttgtag gctatggtaatacagagaaagtcgagttgagttctcttttagaatcagaaggtttgcaaagtcaaatagcacaacaaaagaaagctttggaagagaaattcaatgaagagaacgatgagacttgtgagactaatttttctacaaatgtaaattcgaaaaaatataatgtagaaaaaatggattgtgactctgaagaagcaaatgcgtataaacatcacttcataccgggaccatctttcaattcgatgactgatataatgccacctgcacctcctttaccaccacaattaatggccaa attaccagataatgatacagacgcactttcaagtatgttgatgtcatggtatattagtggttatatggtatattacacag gttattatcatggtttgaaacaagcaagaaacaatcaagagaacaggaagaactgttga
- the LOC117162814 gene encoding survival motor neuron protein-like isoform X2 produces the protein MADDMNVLFIRGNGNDTDTANDNVWDDSALIEAYDKAINLAIEEVIKRMGMDVGNSQPKENLQNLKQPKHASKLHKKWIIGAPYRAIYSEDGEIYEAIISKIYENNGTCVVKFVGYGNTEKVELSSLLESEGLQSQIAQQKKALEEKFNEENDETCETNFSTNVNSKKYNVEKMDCDSEEANAYKHHFIPGPSFNSMTDIMPPAPPLPPQLMAKLPDNDTDALSSMLMSWYISGYMVYYTGYYHGLKQARNNQENRKNC, from the exons atggcagatgatatgaatgttctttttatacgaggaaatggaaac gatacagacacagccaatgataatgtttgggatgatagtgcattaatagaagcatatgataaagcaataaatttagcaatagaagaagttatcaagcgaatgggaatggatgttggaaattctcaaccgaaagaaaacctacaaaatcttaagcagcctaaacacgcaagtaaattacacaag aaatggatcataggagcaccttatcgtgcaatatactcagaggatggagaaatttatgaagctataatatcaaaaatttacgaaaacaatggcacgtgtgttgtaaaatttgtag gctatggtaatacagagaaagtcgagttgagttctcttttagaatcagaaggtttgcaaagtcaaatagcacaacaaaagaaagctttggaagagaaattcaatgaagagaacgatgagacttgtgagactaatttttctacaaatgtaaattcgaaaaaatataatgtagaaaaaatggattgtgactctgaagaagcaaatgcgtataaacatcacttcataccgggaccatctttcaattcgatgactgatataatgccacctgcacctcctttaccaccacaattaatggccaa attaccagataatgatacagacgcactttcaagtatgttgatgtcatggtatattagtggttatatggtatattacacag gttattatcatggtttgaaacaagcaagaaacaatcaagagaacaggaagaactgttga
- the LOC117162814 gene encoding survival motor neuron protein-like isoform X3 produces MYGNGNDTDTANDNVWDDSALIEAYDKAINLAIEEVIKRMGMDVGNSQPKENLQNLKQPKHASKLHKKWIIGAPYRAIYSEDGEIYEAIISKIYENNGTCVVKFVGYGNTEKVELSSLLESEGLQSQIAQQKKALEEKFNEENDETCETNFSTNVNSKKYNVEKMDCDSEEANAYKHHFIPGPSFNSMTDIMPPAPPLPPQLMAKLPDNDTDALSSMLMSWYISGYMVYYTGYYHGLKQARNNQENRKNC; encoded by the exons atgtatggtaatggaaac gatacagacacagccaatgataatgtttgggatgatagtgcattaatagaagcatatgataaagcaataaatttagcaatagaagaagttatcaagcgaatgggaatggatgttggaaattctcaaccgaaagaaaacctacaaaatcttaagcagcctaaacacgcaagtaaattacacaag aaatggatcataggagcaccttatcgtgcaatatactcagaggatggagaaatttatgaagctataatatcaaaaatttacgaaaacaatggcacgtgtgttgtaaaatttgtag gctatggtaatacagagaaagtcgagttgagttctcttttagaatcagaaggtttgcaaagtcaaatagcacaacaaaagaaagctttggaagagaaattcaatgaagagaacgatgagacttgtgagactaatttttctacaaatgtaaattcgaaaaaatataatgtagaaaaaatggattgtgactctgaagaagcaaatgcgtataaacatcacttcataccgggaccatctttcaattcgatgactgatataatgccacctgcacctcctttaccaccacaattaatggccaa attaccagataatgatacagacgcactttcaagtatgttgatgtcatggtatattagtggttatatggtatattacacag gttattatcatggtttgaaacaagcaagaaacaatcaagagaacaggaagaactgttga
- the LOC143304271 gene encoding venom serine protease Bi-VSP-like isoform X3, translating to MEVQMPVIKNAECKIAYSKFPNAPDITDGIICAEHAQGGEDSCTADRGGPLLIQHELTSYLIGKQCRML from the exons atggaagtacaaatgccagtgattaagaacgccgaatgcaaaatagcttattccaaatttcctaatgcacctgatatcactgatggtataatatgcgccgaacatgctcagggtggagaggattcttgtacg gctgaccgcggcggaccactgctgatacaacatgaattaacctcgtatttaatag gaaaacagtgcaggatgctgtga
- the LOC143304271 gene encoding uncharacterized protein LOC143304271 isoform X1, whose product MDADKADEKAVNLEAGVQRSGTMMWADDIYNCQGITPTFAQNFNETVPWEGRTDTLISRFVHHIYTTNFRTLYNEEPDRRGHVM is encoded by the exons ATGGATGCCGacaaagctgatgaaaag gctgttaatctagaggctggagtacaaagaagtggcacaatgatgtgggctgatgacatttataattgtCAAGGAattacccctacattcgctcag aattttaatgaaactgtcccttgggaaggaagaactgataccttgatatcacggtttgtacatcatatatatacgacaaattttagaacattatataacgaagaaccagatcgccgtggccatgtgatgtga
- the LOC143304271 gene encoding uncharacterized protein LOC143304271 isoform X2 codes for MSKNDAVNLEAGVQRSGTMMWADDIYNCQGITPTFAQNFNETVPWEGRTDTLISRFVHHIYTTNFRTLYNEEPDRRGHVM; via the exons atgtcaaaaaatgat gctgttaatctagaggctggagtacaaagaagtggcacaatgatgtgggctgatgacatttataattgtCAAGGAattacccctacattcgctcag aattttaatgaaactgtcccttgggaaggaagaactgataccttgatatcacggtttgtacatcatatatatacgacaaattttagaacattatataacgaagaaccagatcgccgtggccatgtgatgtga